The sequence TCTGAATGACTTACCTTCTCATCAAAGAATCCTTATATAGTATGTGTGGAACGATTATCTGTTTAATAATCGTTCCTAATATcgaggagtccggagaattgggggtaacttccataaccgctatggaagttacctcagtTGGACGACTCGTTCCATAGTGGTTAATGGAGAATTTGGCACTTAGTAGTTTAATCCAGTGAACTCGTCCATCTTTCATTAAGGACAGACAAGACTATCTAGGACGACTCGTCCTTGTCCAAATGATTAAGGATGGATAAGATTCCCGTGGGATCTCGTCCGTCCAAAGACGGACGAGGTTAGCAAGGATGCTTGGGATAATCACTTCACTCGTCTGGTTCGCCCTAACTAGTCTTTCATTGGACGAGCCATATGGACGAGTTCAAAAATTGATGTTTTTTGTGACAACATCAGTAATTAATTGCCTTAATACATAAAAAAGGTGTAGTTGGTGATACACTACAGGTTAAAGCACCAAAATAAAACACTACACAACATCGTtcccaaacccccccccccccccaaaaaaacaaaaccacctTACATACGATTCATAAACAGCCAGGCCGACTCTTTGTCCTTTACTTCATCACAACCAATTATACAcccttcaaacacaaacactTGTAATACTAATACCACACTCTGTGCCACCTGTTCtgctttctttttattcaaTCTTCTTTGTTAGTACAACCACCAGATCCACCACCGTCTGAAGATGTCTGCTGGGATCTTTACATCTCCGGTTGCTGCTGTATCAGGCTTTGTTGGCCTGAAATCAAACTCCACAAAGCTGCCTGCAGTGAGAGAATCTATTGGATGGAGCCAGAAAACTATCTCCAATGGTTCTAAAACTTACTGTATGAAGGTAATATTGTtgatataaaactaaaaactcaCTGAtcattgattattattattactagttctTCTCCTTCTAACTTGTTCTgtttaattgataatttttaacAGACATGGAATCCCATTAACAATAAAAAGTTTGAGACACTCTCCTACCTCCCTCCCCTCTCTGAGGATTCAATTGCAAAGGAGGTTGACTACATGATGAAAATGGGATGGATTCCTTGCCTTGAGTTTGATGAGGTTAGATGAGATTAATTAACATTTATAGTTAATAATGTTTCCATTATTCCATGTTTCAACAAATGGAATCTTTATTCATCATCTTGTttgtattaaattaaaaaaaagggcatGTAAATCATTTGTTTATGTACACCAGTCATATTCCAAATCAATGAGCCAAAATAACCGGCACACATGAATCTATGCTCATCTTTTCAGAGAATTCATTACTCCCAAGTGATATTAAGacactacaaattttattgtttaatctttacaaactaatgtgtcGATGATCACATAACAAAAGAGTAATTCAAACacttatttattatgttgttgatgaGTTAAAGTTACGCGGATCACATTCATTATCATGTCAGTTTGTATAATTTGatgcttttgttttatttctatGGAAGGTGGGGAGTGTTCGTAGAGAGCATAGCCGAATGCCAGGATACTATGATGGGAGGTATTGGACACTTTGGAAGCTACCCATGTTTGGGTGCAGTGATGCCTCTCAAGTCCTCAATGAAATCCATGAGTGCAGAAAGACTTACCCAAATGCTTATATTCGCTGCTTGGCTTTTGACAACAAGAAACAAGCTCAGTGCATGGCCTTTGTCATTCAGAAACCCACCACCAGTGCTTAAGGTGCttgctttgggttttttttaacctttctCTTCAAAGATTTTCAAACCcaatgtttgttttttaatccCTTTATGCGGAGCCAATAAGAAATTTGGGTGTTTGTGAAGAGGATTCCTCTATTTCTAATATGGTAGGTATCTTCTAATATGTACTAGCAAAGCATCTTTGGAGAAGATACTCGTGAGCTTTTTTTATTCActctttttgttgaaaaataatatcttttatATGATCTGTGATATGTACTTGCTTATTTATAATAATCTACTTCTATATATTATAATGTGGGACATTACTAGCCCATGGTTTTCAGGCTTCTTTTTGGTGGGGGCTAGTGGTTTTAAATTCCATCAGATTTGACTTGGCACTGGCCACTGGCACTGGCACAATATTGCTACAGGGTTTATTGCTTATTTTCCGTCGGCAATGCGAGACAAAAAGTGAGTTTAACAAATGAACTACATATAAGTTTGAGGTTGgctccaaatccaaaataattTGGATCGgaaatatcttattttattatttattttatttttatttttattatactttttgatattatttatgaattttattatattattttaattaactttttcttttatctacagtatttttaattaaaagttttCTATTTCAacctttcaatttcaacaaaataaacgaatTTTAAACAAATCTTTATTTAGAGTATGCCAACTTTATTAAAGCATTCACATCCCAAAATGTCATCCTATTTTACTTTACAATccaaaaaaactactttatataatacaattttacaatactccagcatttaatttttattttacaatataacatattaaaataatatttttatacaataaaataatatatcccaaagTAGGAGAGAGAGTTGGAATTGTTTAATAAAAAGTAGAAGAGTGAgagaattaaataataatatatttcttTACCATTCAGTtacgaaatttttttgcaatacttggctttggctttggctttggctttgaCTTTGGCTTTTGCAAGTTTTAAGAGCATCCACGTTCGGATCTcatatctcatcttattttatcatcccaaaaagttactttatcaattataccataccattttacaatacaccctacatctcaacttttatttttctattctactcattaaaataatatttctacacaataaaataaaatatcttacAATTACCATCATTTACAATAAAACACattatttattctctctctctttatttctgtTCAACAATCACAATCACCACCATCGTCGCACTACACACACCTGACACCACCACTGCCACCATCACTAGCAACTCATAATCTAccgtctacaccaaaaaaaaaaaaaaaaaaaacccacgcgccacccactgacccaaaacccactccGACGGAGCCACAGACACCCACCCCACCGTCGGCCCACCAGCCACAACTacttccaccacctccaccGTCGGCCCAccagccacaaccacaaaccccagtagcaaaaaaaaaaaaaaaacacaatccaaCGCCAACACAGCACCACCAACACAGCACagccaaatccaaatcaaaatcaaaatccaaaatcaaaatccaaatccaaaatccaaaatcaaactcatcTGTTCtcaccaaacccaaacccaaacccatctgTTCTCACCGGCAGCGATggcgagagagagagggttgCCCTTCGTCGTCTCTATTCATCCCAAactcgtcatcatcatcatcatcatcatcttcgaCCTAAACGCCAAACACCACCCAAACGCCACCCAAATTCGACCCAAACGCCGAAAACCCACGACCTCCACGCCTCCACCACAGCTTTTCTGATCGAACCTCCACGCCGTTGCCTCCATTCCGTTGAAGAAGAGAAAgtagaaggaagagagagaaaaaatgagagaggagagagaaattgctgggttaaaataaaagaggagagagaaatgagagtattaaaaaattattatttttttataccattCCGCTATAGTACCATCTcaaatgtaagatggtactgtagctaaatctcaaaatttttttggcatatgCAATATGGCCTTCCCATTGTTGAGCAGTTTTGGGGCTTAAATGCCAAATGTTCTTAACATTTGGCATATACAAGCCCCACTGCTGATGCTCTAATGGAGTGGGAATTTTGGActtaaatgctaaaaaatgcTTACATTTAACATAAGGTATTTGGGTGTGAATGCTCTTATCTTCTAAAGTCACTTCAGAAAATAAGCTGGCCAAATGCAATATCGACACAAAATGAGGATGCATAGATACACGAAAGCCTTGATCAAGTGTAAACATTATTCATATTgtgaatacattttttttaccaatgAACTTCGAGTTTCTTGACGAAATATTACCCCCAAATACATTTTTACAGCTATTTTCTGTTCTTTTGTGAGTTAATAGCATATAGATTAATTGTTTTTAGTGGACTTTTAATgttaagtagttttttttttttgaggggataGTAGttgtttttttagtaatatactttttattattataaaatactACAATTTATATGAATTAAATGTGTGTGCAACTTCACCTACCATCCTATCCCATTAAGTATAAAAAGAGATATGTTTTACTGTATGATATTGAattaagactaaaaaaaatcatataattccACCTCAGTAACCAATTATTTTTGACTAAATTGGCCACctcaaaacaaaaatgttttagataattacaaaaaaaaaaaaaaaaaattgtgctgTGCCCAAAATCAAAAGGAACCCCAAAGCTCTTGTTTCATACATACATATTAAAGTATTTTTGTTAACATTTAGGCAACAAAAAAATACACTATTCACCCCTAGACTTAAGTCCACgagtgatttaaaaaaaaaaaaagttaaactcCTGAAGAGACGGTAGATCTGAAAGTTTAAAACGATTGCTTTTAATTCTTTGGATAATATGATCAAACTAAAAATTGACACATCATCactttattaaatatattaagacataaaaaattgacacaGCATCACTTGTGTACTAAATCTTAAGCATTAACAatg is a genomic window of Quercus lobata isolate SW786 chromosome 2, ValleyOak3.0 Primary Assembly, whole genome shotgun sequence containing:
- the LOC115962089 gene encoding ribulose bisphosphate carboxylase small chain clone 512-like; amino-acid sequence: MSAGIFTSPVAAVSGFVGLKSNSTKLPAVRESIGWSQKTISNGSKTYCMKTWNPINNKKFETLSYLPPLSEDSIAKEVDYMMKMGWIPCLEFDEVGSVRREHSRMPGYYDGRYWTLWKLPMFGCSDASQVLNEIHECRKTYPNAYIRCLAFDNKKQAQCMAFVIQKPTTSA